A region from the Geobacillus vulcani PSS1 genome encodes:
- the ftsH gene encoding ATP-dependent zinc metalloprotease FtsH, giving the protein MNRIFRNTIFYLLIFLVVIGVVSFFNGTNQRTEPMTYDAFITHLENGDVKSFSIKPERGVYEIKGQLKTYSEGQYFSTYVMNSDKVLDRIDAAAARTRVEVVPADETSGWVTFFTSIIPFVIIFILFFFLLNQAQGGGSRVMNFGKSRARLYTDDKRKVRFRDVAGADEEKEELVEIVEFLKDPRKFAELGARIPKGVLLVGPPGTGKTLLARAVAGEAGVPFFSISGSDFVEMFVGVGASRVRDLFETAKKNAPCIIFIDEIDAVGRQRGAGLGGGHDEREQTLNQLLVEMDGFNGNEGIIIIAATNRPDILDPALLRPGRFDRQITVDRPDVKGREAVLRVHARNKPLDESVDLKTIAMRTPGFSGADLENLLNEAALVAARRNKKKIDMSDIDEATDRVIAGPAKKSRVISEKERRIVAFHEAGHTVIGMVLADAEMVHKVTIVPRGQAGGYAVMLPKEDRYFMTKAELMDKITGLLGGRVAEEIVFNEVSTGAHNDFQRATNIARRMVTEFGMSEKLGPLQFGQPSGQVFLGRDLHNEQNYSDKIAYEIDLEIQRIIKECYEKAKQILTQHRDKLDLIANTLLEVETLDAEQIKHLFEHGTLPPERNERDGIDKGSDVKINIQKKEE; this is encoded by the coding sequence ATGAACCGGATTTTCCGCAATACCATCTTTTATTTGCTGATTTTTCTCGTCGTGATCGGCGTCGTCAGCTTTTTTAACGGCACAAACCAACGAACGGAGCCGATGACGTACGATGCGTTCATCACTCATCTGGAAAACGGGGATGTCAAGTCGTTTTCCATTAAGCCGGAGCGCGGCGTATATGAAATCAAAGGTCAGTTGAAAACATATAGCGAAGGGCAGTACTTTTCCACCTACGTCATGAACAGCGACAAAGTGCTTGATCGCATCGATGCGGCGGCGGCGCGAACAAGGGTGGAAGTGGTGCCGGCGGATGAAACGAGCGGATGGGTGACGTTTTTTACTTCCATCATCCCATTTGTTATTATTTTTATTTTGTTTTTCTTCCTTTTGAACCAGGCACAGGGCGGCGGCAGCCGAGTGATGAATTTCGGCAAAAGCCGGGCGCGGCTGTATACGGATGACAAGCGGAAAGTCCGCTTCCGCGATGTGGCTGGGGCAGATGAGGAAAAGGAAGAGTTGGTGGAAATCGTCGAGTTTTTAAAAGATCCGCGCAAGTTTGCGGAACTTGGCGCCCGCATTCCGAAAGGGGTATTGCTCGTTGGGCCGCCGGGAACGGGGAAAACGTTATTGGCGCGCGCGGTTGCTGGAGAAGCGGGCGTGCCGTTTTTCTCGATCAGCGGGTCGGATTTCGTGGAAATGTTCGTCGGGGTCGGGGCGTCGCGGGTGCGCGACTTGTTTGAGACGGCGAAAAAAAATGCGCCGTGCATCATCTTCATTGATGAGATCGACGCCGTTGGCCGCCAGCGCGGCGCCGGTCTTGGCGGCGGCCATGACGAGCGTGAGCAGACGCTCAACCAACTGCTTGTGGAAATGGACGGCTTTAACGGCAACGAAGGGATCATTATTATCGCGGCGACGAACCGGCCGGACATTTTAGACCCAGCGCTGTTGCGCCCAGGTCGCTTCGACCGGCAGATTACCGTCGACCGCCCGGACGTAAAAGGGCGCGAAGCGGTGTTGCGCGTGCATGCCCGCAACAAGCCGCTCGATGAATCGGTTGACTTGAAGACAATCGCGATGCGGACGCCTGGGTTTTCCGGCGCCGATTTGGAAAATCTGCTCAATGAAGCGGCGCTTGTAGCTGCGCGCCGCAACAAAAAGAAAATCGATATGAGCGACATCGATGAGGCGACGGACCGGGTGATTGCCGGACCGGCCAAAAAGAGCCGCGTCATTTCGGAAAAAGAACGGCGCATCGTCGCGTTTCACGAGGCCGGCCATACGGTGATCGGCATGGTGCTCGCCGATGCGGAAATGGTGCATAAAGTGACGATTGTGCCGCGCGGCCAAGCCGGCGGCTATGCGGTCATGCTGCCGAAAGAAGACCGCTACTTTATGACGAAAGCCGAATTAATGGATAAAATCACTGGATTGCTTGGCGGGCGCGTCGCTGAGGAAATTGTGTTCAATGAGGTGAGCACGGGGGCTCATAACGATTTTCAGCGGGCGACAAACATCGCGCGCCGGATGGTGACGGAGTTTGGCATGAGCGAAAAACTCGGCCCCCTGCAATTCGGCCAACCGAGCGGGCAAGTGTTTTTAGGCCGAGATTTGCATAACGAACAAAACTACAGCGACAAAATCGCCTATGAGATTGACTTAGAGATTCAGCGCATCATTAAAGAATGCTACGAAAAAGCAAAACAAATTTTGACCCAGCATCGCGATAAATTGGATTTGATCGCCAATACCTTGTTGGAAGTCGAGACGCTCGATGCGGAGCAAATTAAACATTTGTTTGAACATGGCACGCTGCCGCCGGAACGCAATGAGCGTGATGGAATTGATAAAGGCAGCGATGTGAAAATCAACATCCAAAAGAAAGAGGAGTAA
- the hpt gene encoding hypoxanthine phosphoribosyltransferase, with the protein MGMKDDIQKVLITEEEIQAKVKELGGLLTKEYDGCFPLAVGVLKGAMPFMADLLKHIDTYLEMDFMDVSSYGNATVSSGEVKIVKDLNTSVEGRDILIIEDIIDSGLTLSYLVDLFRYRKANSIKIVTLLDKPSGRKADIQADYTGFTVPDEFVVGYGLDYAEKYRNLPFIGVLKPEVYQK; encoded by the coding sequence ATGGGGATGAAAGACGATATTCAAAAAGTGTTGATCACGGAAGAGGAAATTCAGGCAAAAGTCAAAGAACTCGGCGGTTTGTTAACGAAAGAATATGACGGTTGTTTTCCGCTCGCTGTCGGCGTCCTCAAAGGGGCGATGCCGTTTATGGCTGACTTGCTGAAACATATTGATACATATTTGGAAATGGATTTTATGGACGTATCAAGCTATGGCAATGCGACCGTGTCATCCGGCGAAGTGAAAATCGTCAAAGACTTGAACACATCTGTTGAAGGACGGGATATTTTGATCATTGAGGATATTATTGACAGTGGACTGACGCTCAGCTATTTGGTCGACTTGTTTCGCTACCGGAAGGCGAATTCGATCAAAATCGTCACGCTTCTTGACAAGCCGTCTGGGCGGAAGGCGGACATTCAAGCCGATTACACCGGATTTACCGTCCCGGATGAATTCGTCGTCGGCTACGGGCTCGATTACGCGGAAAAATACCGCAACCTCCCGTTTATCGGTGTCTTAAAGCCGGAAGTGTACCAAAAGTAG
- the tilS gene encoding tRNA lysidine(34) synthetase TilS, translating to MIDKVRAFINRHQLLSEGAAVIVGVSGGPDSLALLHVFLSLRDEWKLQVIAAHVDHMFRGRESEEEMEFVKRFCVERRILCETAQIDVPAFQRRTGLGAQEAARICRYRFFAELMEKHQAGYVAVGHHGDDQVETILMRLVRGSTSKGYAGIPVKRPFHGGYLIRPFLAVSRAEIEAYCRQMGLSPRRDPSNEKDDYTRNRFRHHIVPLLRQENPRLHERFQQYSEMMAEDEQFLEELAADALNKVMEKQHRDAALSIRPFLALPRPLQRRVLQLLLLRLYGGVPPALTSVHIGHILMLCERGRPSGMIDLPKGLKVIRSYDRCLFTFDAESGEKGYWFELPVPALLPLPNGYAIISEFGEHYPRKQAGNDWFIVDPDSVSLPLRVRTRRRGDRMALKGTGGTKKLKEIFIEAKIPRMERDRWPIVEDADGRILWVPGLKKSALEAQNRGQARYILLHYQAMNN from the coding sequence ATGATCGACAAAGTGCGCGCCTTTATCAACCGGCATCAGTTGCTTTCAGAAGGAGCGGCCGTCATCGTTGGCGTCTCCGGAGGGCCGGATTCCCTTGCGTTGCTGCACGTTTTTTTGTCGCTGCGCGATGAGTGGAAGCTTCAGGTCATAGCGGCCCATGTTGACCATATGTTTCGCGGGCGGGAGTCAGAAGAAGAGATGGAGTTTGTGAAACGTTTTTGCGTGGAGCGCCGTATTTTATGTGAGACCGCGCAAATCGACGTTCCGGCCTTTCAGCGCCGCACGGGCCTCGGCGCCCAAGAGGCGGCTCGGATCTGCCGCTACCGCTTTTTTGCCGAACTGATGGAAAAGCATCAAGCCGGGTACGTCGCCGTAGGTCATCATGGCGACGATCAAGTGGAGACGATTTTAATGCGGCTTGTGCGCGGCAGCACAAGCAAAGGATACGCTGGCATTCCCGTCAAACGGCCGTTTCACGGCGGCTATCTCATCCGTCCGTTTTTGGCTGTCAGCCGGGCAGAGATTGAAGCGTATTGCCGGCAGATGGGGCTGTCTCCGCGCCGCGATCCGAGCAATGAAAAAGACGATTATACACGCAACCGGTTTCGCCATCATATCGTCCCGTTGCTGCGGCAGGAAAATCCGCGCTTGCACGAGCGGTTTCAGCAATACAGCGAAATGATGGCGGAAGATGAGCAATTTTTGGAGGAATTAGCCGCGGACGCGCTGAATAAAGTAATGGAAAAACAACATCGCGATGCGGCGCTTTCCATCAGACCATTTTTGGCGCTGCCGAGACCGCTGCAGCGTCGGGTGTTGCAGCTGCTGCTTCTCCGTCTTTATGGCGGGGTTCCGCCGGCATTGACTTCCGTACATATCGGTCATATACTGATGCTTTGTGAGCGCGGCCGTCCTTCCGGAATGATCGATCTGCCAAAAGGGCTCAAAGTGATCCGTTCGTACGACCGCTGTTTGTTTACCTTTGACGCAGAAAGCGGCGAGAAAGGCTATTGGTTTGAACTGCCGGTTCCGGCGCTATTGCCCCTCCCAAACGGCTATGCAATCATCAGTGAATTTGGGGAACACTATCCAAGAAAGCAGGCCGGGAATGATTGGTTCATCGTGGATCCTGATTCTGTCTCCTTGCCGCTTCGGGTGCGGACGCGTCGGCGCGGCGACCGGATGGCGCTTAAGGGGACGGGAGGCACGAAAAAATTGAAAGAAATTTTCATTGAAGCGAAAATTCCACGGATGGAAAGGGATCGCTGGCCGATTGTCGAAGATGCGGATGGCCGCATCCTTTGGGTGCCCGGCTTGAAAAAATCGGCTTTGGAAGCGCAAAATCGTGGGCAAGCCCGCTATATTTTGCTGCACTATCAGGCGATGAACAACTAG
- a CDS encoding serine/threonine protein kinase, with protein sequence MAMSHTSKNRLYSLPPGTVITGKWHGRSYRLLRRLGSGANGVVYLAENSRTHVAIKLSDDYASLASEMNILRRFAKVQGAALGPSLLEADDWQSPFARETVPFYVMEYIEGENFASFIRRRGKEWAPVLMMQLLSVLERLHQEGWVFGDLKPDNLIVTGPPPSVRLLDVGGTTLQGRAVKEFTELYDRGYWGLGSRKAEPSYDLFAAAMVMISSCYPGPIEKKGDGRTQLMAIIEADRFLAQYKDVLQKALDGRYAKAGDMRRDLLAASSRRASGGNERRQAAPRRQSRRQVKRRGKAIGMIETVVIAAALLGAYALYIYWQLAI encoded by the coding sequence ATGGCGATGAGCCATACATCGAAGAATCGTCTTTATAGTTTGCCACCGGGTACGGTCATCACTGGGAAATGGCACGGCCGTTCGTACCGGTTGCTGCGGCGGCTCGGCAGCGGGGCGAACGGCGTCGTCTATTTGGCAGAGAACAGCCGGACTCACGTCGCCATCAAGTTGAGCGATGACTATGCATCATTGGCATCGGAAATGAATATATTGCGCCGTTTTGCTAAGGTCCAGGGAGCTGCCCTCGGGCCTTCTTTGCTGGAAGCCGATGACTGGCAAAGCCCGTTTGCGCGGGAGACGGTCCCGTTTTATGTAATGGAGTATATTGAAGGGGAAAATTTCGCCTCTTTTATCCGCCGCCGCGGAAAAGAGTGGGCGCCCGTGCTCATGATGCAGCTGCTGTCGGTGCTGGAGCGGCTGCATCAAGAAGGATGGGTGTTTGGGGATTTAAAGCCGGACAATTTGATCGTTACCGGCCCGCCGCCGTCGGTTCGACTGCTTGATGTGGGCGGGACGACGCTGCAAGGAAGGGCGGTGAAAGAGTTCACCGAGCTGTATGATCGCGGCTATTGGGGGCTTGGATCGCGCAAGGCGGAACCATCTTACGACTTGTTTGCGGCAGCGATGGTGATGATTTCTTCCTGCTATCCGGGACCGATTGAGAAAAAAGGGGACGGGCGGACGCAGCTCATGGCCATCATCGAGGCAGACCGCTTTTTGGCTCAATACAAGGATGTGTTGCAAAAAGCACTCGACGGCCGATATGCAAAGGCGGGCGATATGCGCCGCGACTTATTGGCCGCTTCTTCACGCCGGGCGTCCGGGGGCAACGAAAGACGACAGGCGGCGCCAAGGCGACAGTCGAGGCGGCAGGTGAAACGGCGCGGCAAAGCGATAGGGATGATCGAAACGGTCGTCATCGCCGCCGCATTGCTTGGTGCCTATGCCCTTTATATATACTGGCAGCTGGCGATATAA
- a CDS encoding vWA domain-containing protein, with protein sequence MQKGTLRQILLITDGCSNHGEDPAAMAALAREQGITVNVIGVLDKDAMDETGRREIEAIAAAGGGMSQVVYAKQLSQTVQMVTRQAMTQTLQGLVNRELKQIFGSDVSLEDLPPDKRGQVMEVVDELGETVALDVLILIDTSGSMKTKLPTVKEALIDLSLSLNARMGENRFSVFIFPGKRSHADKMIDWTPRIEELSTIFPKLASGGLTPTGPALREAIAYFERKRSLRSWIGDGDEPYIEESSL encoded by the coding sequence GTGCAAAAGGGAACGTTGCGACAAATTTTGCTCATTACCGATGGCTGCTCCAACCATGGTGAGGACCCAGCCGCCATGGCGGCGCTAGCCCGTGAGCAAGGCATTACGGTGAACGTGATCGGTGTATTGGATAAAGATGCGATGGATGAAACCGGGCGGCGGGAAATTGAAGCGATCGCTGCGGCTGGCGGCGGGATGAGCCAAGTCGTGTACGCGAAACAGCTGTCACAAACAGTGCAAATGGTGACGCGCCAAGCGATGACCCAGACGTTACAAGGGCTCGTCAATCGCGAGTTGAAACAAATCTTTGGTTCTGACGTTTCGCTTGAGGACTTGCCGCCGGACAAGCGCGGCCAAGTGATGGAAGTCGTCGATGAACTCGGGGAAACGGTTGCCCTTGATGTGCTCATTTTGATCGATACGAGCGGGAGCATGAAAACAAAACTGCCGACCGTCAAAGAGGCGCTCATCGATTTATCGCTCAGCTTAAATGCCCGCATGGGCGAAAATCGCTTTTCAGTGTTCATCTTCCCGGGAAAACGGTCGCACGCCGACAAAATGATCGACTGGACGCCAAGGATTGAGGAGTTGTCCACCATCTTTCCGAAATTGGCGTCGGGCGGGTTGACGCCGACCGGACCGGCACTGCGCGAGGCGATCGCCTATTTTGAGCGCAAACGGTCGTTAAGGAGCTGGATCGGCGATGGCGATGAGCCATACATCGAAGAATCGTCTTTATAG